A stretch of the Desulfobacter sp. genome encodes the following:
- the waaF gene encoding lipopolysaccharide heptosyltransferase II, which produces MQIDLQDSPGSRVMIRAANWVGDAIMTTPVIRAVRKNYPTSHITVLAKPWVVPVYQNSPYVDEVMVYENSGRHKMGMGTLRLARDIRQRQFDLAILMQNAFEAALIAFLGRVPERLGYNTDARSLLLNRCIKMDPELKKGHLIDYYIAILTLAGLRSDGRHLDLYLDPRDLSWAKNWLAEAGLGAKGKKVLGINPGATGGTAKRWFPERYAQLAIRLSKGFDTKVILFGGPADHELGEKIVTMSKGACINMAGKTSLSSAFALIKFLDLFVTNDSGLMHAAAALDVNQVAVIGSTDYIATAPSNKNSIMVREPVSCSPCLKDECPIDHRCMDRVSVDMVAHACDSLLKGELINA; this is translated from the coding sequence ATGCAAATTGATCTTCAAGACAGCCCGGGTTCTAGGGTGATGATCCGGGCTGCCAACTGGGTGGGGGATGCCATCATGACCACCCCGGTAATCAGGGCGGTGCGCAAAAACTATCCCACGTCTCATATCACGGTACTGGCAAAACCCTGGGTGGTGCCGGTGTACCAGAACAGTCCTTACGTGGATGAGGTCATGGTGTATGAAAATTCAGGCCGCCATAAAATGGGCATGGGCACATTGAGGCTGGCCAGAGATATTCGCCAAAGGCAGTTTGATCTGGCCATTCTCATGCAGAATGCCTTTGAAGCGGCTTTGATCGCTTTTCTGGGCCGTGTGCCAGAAAGGCTCGGATATAACACCGATGCCAGATCTCTTTTACTCAACCGGTGCATTAAGATGGATCCTGAGTTGAAAAAAGGGCATTTGATCGACTATTATATTGCCATTCTTACCCTTGCGGGGCTTCGGTCAGACGGCAGGCATCTGGATCTTTATCTGGATCCTCGGGACCTTTCCTGGGCAAAAAACTGGCTGGCCGAGGCAGGGCTTGGGGCTAAGGGTAAAAAAGTGTTGGGCATCAATCCGGGTGCCACCGGAGGCACGGCCAAACGCTGGTTTCCAGAACGATACGCCCAGCTTGCCATACGCTTGTCCAAAGGGTTTGATACAAAGGTGATTCTGTTCGGGGGACCGGCAGACCATGAACTGGGAGAAAAAATTGTGACCATGTCCAAAGGGGCCTGCATCAATATGGCGGGAAAGACCAGCCTGTCTTCTGCCTTTGCCCTGATCAAATTTTTGGATCTGTTTGTGACCAATGATTCCGGGCTCATGCATGCCGCAGCCGCCCTGGATGTCAACCAGGTGGCGGTGATCGGGTCAACCGATTATATTGCCACGGCACCTTCAAACAAAAACAGTATCATGGTCCGGGAACCTGTGTCATGCAGCCCCTGCCTCAAGGATGAATGCCCCATTGACCACAGGTGCATGGACCGGGTCAGTGTGGACATGGTGGCCCATGCCTGCGACTCTCTTTTAAAAGGAGAACTTATCAATGCCTGA
- a CDS encoding glycosyltransferase family 9 protein gives MPESRGSNLKASFGRINRILIVKPSALGDIVHSLPLLWTLKQQFPLARIDWVVAHGLHRFLEGHSMIDKLWVIKKDEWKKLFRVRQTIGEINELRKNLGSQDYDVCIDLSGLFRSGLITGFSKARVRLGFKESDEGSPFFYTHKIHGSMKIHAIDRYLKFAQFLGCSTGKIHYPFAPYEVNPPICRTLPEQYAIMSPSAGKPANRWHAQKYGQLAARLDLPVVVIASAAEAGIADEVVANSKGNALSIAGKTGLKDLLAVIQKAKFFICNDTGPMHMAAALKVPVFAIFGPANPVRTGPYGKIHTVIQKKLDCAPCYAKHPCTAHGFECMEGLDVDEVFQVIQDKRQ, from the coding sequence ATGCCTGAGTCCCGGGGATCAAACCTGAAAGCGTCCTTTGGCCGGATCAACCGGATATTGATCGTAAAGCCGAGCGCCCTTGGAGATATTGTCCATTCCCTGCCCCTGTTATGGACCCTTAAACAACAATTTCCCCTTGCCCGGATTGACTGGGTGGTGGCCCATGGCCTTCATCGGTTTTTAGAGGGCCATTCCATGATTGATAAATTATGGGTGATCAAAAAAGATGAGTGGAAAAAACTGTTCAGGGTCCGGCAGACCATCGGTGAGATCAATGAGCTTCGAAAGAATCTCGGGTCACAGGATTACGATGTGTGCATTGATCTTTCCGGCCTGTTCAGGTCCGGCCTGATCACCGGCTTTTCAAAGGCCCGGGTGAGGCTGGGATTCAAAGAATCAGATGAGGGAAGCCCTTTTTTTTATACCCATAAGATCCACGGTTCCATGAAAATCCATGCCATTGACCGGTATTTGAAATTTGCCCAGTTTTTGGGCTGTAGCACGGGGAAGATCCATTATCCCTTTGCCCCCTATGAGGTCAATCCGCCTATTTGCCGCACCCTGCCTGAACAATACGCAATCATGAGCCCCTCGGCAGGCAAGCCTGCAAACAGGTGGCATGCCCAAAAGTACGGTCAACTGGCAGCAAGACTGGATCTGCCCGTGGTGGTCATTGCTTCGGCCGCAGAGGCCGGGATTGCCGATGAGGTGGTGGCCAATTCAAAGGGAAATGCCCTGTCCATTGCAGGCAAAACAGGGCTCAAAGACCTTTTGGCCGTGATTCAAAAGGCGAAGTTTTTTATCTGTAACGACACAGGGCCCATGCATATGGCAGCGGCATTGAAGGTGCCGGTATTTGCCATTTTCGGCCCTGCCAACCCTGTGAGGACCGGTCCCTACGGCAAGATCCATACGGTGATCCAAAAAAAGCTTGACTGCGCCCCTTGTTATGCCAAGCACCCCTGCACAGCCCACGGGTTTGAAT
- a CDS encoding lysophospholipid acyltransferase family protein produces MSDAHIFRLFKLFLWGLGRLPVGVADFLADLLGLLWFKIDKRHQRVALENITHAFGNDMTPFQIEAMAKRVFKNIASILFEVAWAQKFDKETFLSFFTIKGLDHVKKAHAKGRGVIVVTCHMGNFEMLIPAIDETGFKGYAIYRAMDFKPLERLIKHIRQRFGVTMIPIIGASKKIDKVLGQGGVVGTLLDQNVDWYKGAFVDYFGRPACTKKGLAILALRTKAPVIPMYTVRKNRKYLIEFLEEVPLKEPHDPIKNLEINTANYNNAIESMVRRQPDQYFWVHNRWKTKNFCPWPKSQ; encoded by the coding sequence ATGAGTGACGCGCATATTTTCAGGCTTTTCAAATTATTTTTGTGGGGGCTGGGAAGGCTGCCCGTGGGGGTGGCTGATTTTCTGGCGGACCTTTTGGGCTTGCTCTGGTTTAAAATAGACAAACGGCACCAAAGGGTGGCCCTGGAAAATATCACCCATGCCTTTGGCAATGATATGACCCCTTTCCAGATTGAGGCCATGGCCAAGCGGGTGTTTAAAAATATTGCCTCCATTCTTTTTGAAGTGGCCTGGGCCCAGAAATTTGATAAAGAGACCTTTCTTTCTTTTTTTACCATCAAGGGGCTGGACCATGTGAAAAAAGCCCATGCTAAGGGCCGGGGGGTGATTGTGGTCACCTGCCACATGGGAAATTTTGAAATGCTCATCCCGGCCATTGACGAGACCGGATTCAAGGGGTATGCCATTTACCGGGCAATGGATTTTAAGCCTTTGGAGCGTTTGATTAAACATATCCGCCAGCGCTTCGGGGTGACCATGATTCCCATTATAGGTGCCTCGAAAAAAATTGATAAAGTCCTGGGCCAGGGCGGGGTAGTGGGCACCCTTTTAGATCAGAATGTGGACTGGTACAAGGGCGCGTTTGTGGATTATTTTGGACGGCCCGCCTGCACCAAAAAAGGACTTGCCATTCTGGCCCTGAGAACGAAAGCCCCTGTTATTCCCATGTATACGGTGAGGAAAAACCGGAAATATCTTATAGAATTTTTAGAGGAAGTTCCCCTGAAGGAACCCCATGACCCCATCAAGAACCTTGAGATCAATACCGCAAATTACAATAACGCCATTGAATCCATGGTCAGGCGGCAGCCGGACCAGTACTTCTGGGTCCATAACCGCTGGAAAACCAAAAATTTTTGTCCCTGGCCAAAATCCCAATAA